A section of the Leptospira kobayashii genome encodes:
- a CDS encoding LIC_12097 family sensor histidine kinase: MIEPVIRKRPDIPESIEKITEKARELEAIYDVVQDPLVLIDSDFKVQRANLATIQFAKNHDFESVLNKPCYEVLYQRTDICPYCPAAQTVDKKENGFQNFLTPKSREIFFKVGEKKQTLQLEFYPYPKNEGEHWIVEKISDVTKQKEKEEESFRMRNLASLGILVSGIAHELNNPLTGISLTLQNLKANWQNASPEQIEKRLEMIKNDISRAAIIVSDIISFAKSDRVKVTLGDIIDTINRAKDTVVRLYPHLSKNINWKILFDHEYQFPFHPQKMERLFMNIFRNSLQAFDYRPGEITIDVRKTKNWIHIIVEDNAGGIPEAIIQKIFDPFFTNNKSGTGTGLGLSICYSIVQEHDGTISVKSTEGKTRFTISFPASGENTEDPL; the protein is encoded by the coding sequence ATGATCGAGCCAGTGATTCGCAAACGTCCGGATATTCCCGAATCCATTGAAAAGATTACGGAAAAAGCAAGGGAATTGGAAGCTATCTACGACGTGGTTCAGGATCCGTTAGTGCTCATCGATTCGGATTTTAAAGTCCAAAGAGCAAATCTTGCAACGATTCAATTTGCGAAAAATCATGATTTCGAAAGTGTCTTGAACAAACCTTGTTATGAAGTATTGTATCAAAGAACGGATATCTGTCCCTACTGCCCTGCCGCGCAAACCGTAGACAAAAAAGAAAACGGATTTCAGAATTTTTTAACACCGAAGTCCAGAGAGATTTTTTTCAAAGTGGGTGAAAAGAAACAAACCTTACAATTGGAATTTTATCCTTATCCTAAAAATGAAGGGGAACATTGGATTGTTGAAAAGATATCCGATGTTACAAAACAAAAAGAAAAAGAAGAAGAATCCTTCCGTATGCGTAACCTTGCGTCTCTAGGGATTCTTGTATCGGGAATTGCCCACGAGTTGAACAATCCGCTAACAGGGATTAGCCTAACTTTACAAAATTTAAAAGCGAATTGGCAGAATGCAAGTCCCGAACAAATCGAGAAAAGACTTGAGATGATCAAAAACGATATCTCACGCGCAGCAATCATAGTGTCGGACATCATTTCATTTGCCAAATCGGATCGGGTGAAAGTAACTCTGGGAGATATTATAGATACGATCAATCGTGCAAAAGATACGGTTGTCAGACTCTATCCCCACTTAAGCAAAAATATAAATTGGAAAATTCTATTCGATCACGAATATCAATTCCCGTTCCACCCTCAGAAGATGGAACGATTGTTTATGAATATATTCAGAAACTCACTCCAGGCATTTGATTACAGACCCGGAGAGATCACAATCGACGTGAGAAAAACCAAAAACTGGATTCACATCATTGTGGAAGACAATGCGGGAGGAATTCCCGAAGCAATCATTCAAAAAATATTCGATCCTTTTTTTACAAATAACAAGTCCGGAACAGGAACAGGTCTTGGCCTTTCCATTTGTTATTCCATAGTTCAAGAACATGACGGAACCATCTCCGTCAAATCCACGGAAGGAAAAACAAGATTTACTATTTCTTTTCCCGCTTCGGGGGAAAATACGGAAGATCCGTTATGA
- a CDS encoding response regulator, translating to MKKKSILIVEDIHSIREAILDLLSIKYEVFGAEHFEEAAWHLQNQQIDLTITDIRLPGKSGIDVVKFIQKEYPDVLYALMTAYNINDYIRYAKEYHIWNIIPKYSFLDIHLIEVMVEKLLSNDIFGVEKYFGKDFTIHDKSLLGGFEEAPKNGVIYKQIRSDQDRSILCGKISKYLIQLGAPKAIQQVLEELTSNAMIRAPRTITGDYKYQFEIPSHDMVVPVDNIELSPEDYFQIGYGSTNTTLFIVVKDQFGSLKKEEILHRLDRHISLDETTGFPKGLEDSHGRGLYICREISDQLIFNITPGKCTETIAMINREGRTGFKSLSIYEV from the coding sequence ATGAAAAAAAAATCCATTCTGATCGTAGAAGACATTCATTCCATTCGGGAAGCCATTCTGGATCTCTTATCCATAAAGTACGAAGTATTCGGAGCGGAACATTTTGAAGAGGCTGCATGGCATCTCCAAAACCAGCAGATTGATTTGACAATCACAGACATTCGCCTACCGGGAAAGTCGGGGATTGATGTAGTCAAGTTCATTCAAAAGGAATATCCGGACGTATTGTACGCCCTAATGACAGCTTACAATATCAATGATTACATACGTTATGCGAAAGAATATCACATTTGGAATATCATTCCGAAGTATTCCTTTCTGGATATTCACTTAATCGAGGTTATGGTGGAAAAGCTGCTTTCCAACGACATATTCGGAGTTGAAAAGTATTTCGGAAAGGACTTCACCATCCATGACAAATCACTACTGGGCGGATTTGAAGAAGCCCCTAAAAACGGAGTGATCTACAAGCAGATCCGGTCCGACCAGGATCGTTCGATCTTATGTGGCAAAATCTCAAAATATCTGATCCAATTGGGAGCTCCGAAAGCAATTCAGCAGGTGTTGGAAGAGCTCACTTCGAACGCAATGATTCGTGCTCCCAGAACGATTACAGGCGATTATAAATATCAGTTTGAAATTCCTTCTCATGATATGGTGGTTCCCGTGGATAATATAGAACTATCTCCGGAGGATTATTTTCAGATCGGATACGGGTCGACAAACACGACTTTGTTTATTGTCGTCAAAGACCAGTTTGGTTCCTTAAAAAAAGAAGAGATCTTGCACAGATTGGATCGTCATATCAGCCTTGATGAAACTACCGGATTTCCCAAAGGTCTGGAGGATTCGCACGGACGAGGACTTTATATCTGTCGTGAGATTTCGGATCAATTGATCTTCAACATCACTCCGGGAAAATGTACCGAGACGATTGCAATGATCAATCGAGAAGGAAGAACCGGATTCAAGTCTCTTTCCATTTACGAAGTTTAA
- a CDS encoding nicotinamide-nucleotide amidohydrolase family protein, with protein MKQPQITIIATGSEITAGRSIDTNSGWIANRLFEEGWKVRNFIALPDNPKTILEELMHLKRKAENDPDNPVLAIMTGGLGSTEDDYTLQTVLDLQNKEKEVVEKARIKLQRFFESRGKSYSDILPAMLRQVYVPSGSYTLDNSAGIAVGFAEEIAPSSFLVCMPGVPSEMKEMFNRRLLPFLKRNYGIENLKQATRWVWSIGESLFQEEFMKNQKDLLSAGMDWGVTAQKGYIKAIFNASDESLLNEVVLRIRNFYKELCTEDVFTEVHESLSLSGKSLAVAESCTGGLLGAKITDIKGSSAYFLGGAITYSNDQKVSLLGVSEDTIAKYGAVSTETCSEMADGLSDRTNADYSLSITGIAGPDGGTDEKPVGLVWIGRKEKGKPSETFRYLFPGNRETIRENAANTALFLLHQILPERKIK; from the coding sequence ATGAAACAACCTCAAATCACGATCATAGCCACAGGTTCCGAAATCACAGCCGGAAGAAGTATCGATACCAATTCGGGGTGGATCGCCAATCGTTTGTTTGAGGAAGGTTGGAAAGTAAGAAACTTTATCGCCCTCCCCGACAACCCGAAAACCATCTTGGAAGAATTGATGCATTTGAAAAGAAAAGCTGAGAATGATCCCGACAATCCCGTCCTTGCCATCATGACGGGCGGGCTTGGCTCGACGGAAGACGATTATACTTTGCAGACCGTATTGGATTTGCAGAACAAAGAAAAGGAAGTCGTTGAAAAAGCCAGGATCAAATTGCAAAGATTTTTCGAGTCCAGAGGAAAATCTTACTCGGATATCCTTCCCGCTATGCTCAGACAAGTGTACGTTCCGTCCGGATCTTATACTTTGGATAATTCCGCAGGAATCGCAGTGGGATTTGCGGAAGAGATAGCACCTTCTTCGTTTCTGGTATGTATGCCTGGTGTTCCGAGTGAGATGAAGGAAATGTTCAATCGCAGACTTTTGCCTTTTCTGAAACGAAATTACGGTATTGAAAATTTAAAACAAGCCACTCGCTGGGTATGGTCGATCGGAGAGTCTCTTTTTCAGGAAGAGTTTATGAAAAACCAGAAAGATCTTCTCTCTGCAGGGATGGATTGGGGAGTGACTGCACAAAAAGGTTATATCAAAGCAATTTTTAACGCGAGCGATGAATCTCTGTTAAATGAGGTGGTTCTCAGGATTCGAAATTTTTATAAGGAACTTTGCACCGAAGATGTTTTTACGGAAGTACATGAGTCTTTGAGTCTATCGGGAAAAAGCCTGGCTGTTGCGGAAAGTTGCACGGGTGGGTTACTTGGAGCCAAGATTACGGATATAAAAGGTTCCAGCGCCTATTTTCTGGGAGGAGCCATTACCTATTCGAATGATCAAAAGGTCAGTTTACTAGGAGTAAGCGAGGATACGATTGCGAAATACGGTGCAGTCAGTACCGAGACTTGTTCGGAAATGGCGGACGGTCTTTCCGATAGAACCAATGCGGACTATTCATTATCTATCACCGGAATCGCCGGGCCGGACGGTGGAACTGACGAAAAACCTGTCGGACTCGTTTGGATCGGAAGAAAGGAAAAAGGAAAACCTTCCGAAACATTCCGTTATTTATTTCCGGGAAACAGGGAAACCATTCGGGAAAATGCAGCTAATACCGCTTTGTTTTTGTTACATCAAATTTTGCCAGAAAGGAAAATAAAATAA
- the argS gene encoding arginine--tRNA ligase has product MKKENLLKYKVLNILTNSIKKYLESENQIELFPDLKIRIEYSRDEKFGDYSSSFALENKNSLGKSPQVIAEKIISLITTDSFIESVTFSQPGFINFRISPLSLTKYASEFRLGSDPFAKEEKTKKVLLEFVSANPTGPMNIVSARSAAYGDALANLISTLGHTVKREFYVNDYGNQVYLLGVAVLLRYKELNGETISFQEEESDAPVFQLVESNILPKESYRGEYIKDIAKRYSSDGSKKSSLDMKIKNKDWDSIIRELSLFAINYNLEGQKKDLDLFGVKFDEFFSERSLHDAGEVEKVPARLKESDKKTEEGKLFFLSTNYGDDKDRVILREDGRPTYLMADIAYHKNKYDRGFEEIIDIWGPDHYGYIARLKGAIQSLGFGADSFRVLIAQQVNLIENKEKVKMSKRLGVFQTMTDLLSYLGKSARDVGRYFFLMRSSDAPLDFDLDLAKDESEKNPVFYIQYAYARICSIFRELGEVSGDPVFSDTDLEFLKSDERARLLFWTARFPEEVNDAAVSFEPHRLTNYLQSLSRSFTKFYSGKDNRIKEKSGREREILLQVCKSVQFNLREGLQLLGISAPERMSKEESK; this is encoded by the coding sequence ATGAAAAAAGAAAATTTATTAAAATATAAAGTATTAAACATTCTAACCAATTCGATTAAAAAGTATCTGGAGTCGGAAAACCAAATCGAATTATTTCCCGATTTAAAAATTCGAATCGAATATTCCAGAGATGAAAAGTTCGGAGATTATTCCTCTTCGTTTGCTTTGGAAAACAAAAACTCACTTGGAAAATCTCCCCAAGTTATTGCAGAAAAAATCATCAGCTTGATAACAACGGATTCCTTTATCGAGTCAGTGACTTTTTCCCAACCTGGATTTATCAATTTCAGAATCTCTCCTCTTTCTTTGACAAAGTATGCTAGCGAGTTCCGGTTGGGGAGTGATCCTTTTGCCAAAGAAGAAAAAACGAAAAAAGTTTTACTGGAATTTGTTTCCGCCAATCCCACCGGACCTATGAATATAGTATCTGCAAGATCGGCGGCCTACGGAGATGCCCTTGCGAATCTGATTTCCACTTTGGGACACACCGTAAAACGGGAGTTTTATGTGAATGATTATGGGAATCAGGTATATTTGTTAGGGGTCGCCGTATTACTTCGTTATAAGGAACTAAACGGAGAAACCATTAGTTTTCAAGAAGAGGAAAGCGATGCTCCCGTTTTTCAATTGGTGGAATCCAATATTCTACCGAAAGAGAGTTATCGCGGAGAGTATATCAAAGATATTGCCAAACGATATTCATCGGATGGTTCTAAAAAATCATCTTTGGATATGAAAATTAAAAACAAGGATTGGGATTCCATTATCCGGGAATTATCCTTATTCGCTATTAATTACAATCTGGAAGGACAAAAAAAAGATCTGGATCTTTTCGGAGTTAAGTTCGATGAATTTTTCAGCGAACGTTCGTTGCATGATGCAGGAGAGGTTGAAAAAGTTCCCGCTAGATTGAAAGAAAGTGATAAAAAAACGGAAGAGGGTAAATTATTCTTTTTATCCACAAACTACGGAGACGATAAAGATCGGGTAATACTAAGGGAAGACGGCCGACCGACTTATCTGATGGCGGATATTGCTTATCATAAAAACAAATACGATCGTGGATTTGAGGAGATCATCGATATTTGGGGTCCGGATCATTACGGATACATAGCAAGACTGAAGGGAGCTATCCAATCTTTGGGCTTTGGTGCCGATAGTTTCCGAGTTCTAATCGCTCAACAGGTCAACTTGATCGAAAACAAAGAAAAGGTAAAGATGAGCAAACGTTTGGGCGTATTTCAGACCATGACGGATCTTCTTTCTTATCTGGGAAAAAGTGCCCGTGATGTGGGGCGTTATTTTTTTCTAATGCGTTCTTCCGATGCACCTCTTGATTTCGATCTGGATTTGGCAAAAGATGAATCCGAAAAAAATCCGGTATTCTATATTCAATATGCCTATGCCAGAATTTGTTCCATATTTAGAGAGTTAGGTGAAGTATCCGGCGATCCGGTCTTTTCCGATACTGATTTGGAATTTCTAAAATCGGACGAGAGGGCGAGATTGTTATTTTGGACTGCGAGATTTCCGGAAGAGGTAAATGACGCTGCAGTCTCCTTTGAACCTCACAGGCTTACCAATTATCTGCAATCGTTAAGCCGTTCCTTTACCAAATTTTATTCAGGCAAAGACAATCGAATCAAAGAAAAATCAGGAAGAGAAAGAGAAATTCTTTTGCAAGTTTGTAAATCGGTTCAGTTTAATTTGAGAGAAGGATTGCAATTATTGGGAATTTCCGCTCCCGAAAGAATGAGTAAGGAAGAATCAAAATAG
- the recO gene encoding DNA repair protein RecO, with product MALKKEKGIVIESRDIGDSDRLISLAGENLIRMKFLSKGIRKSKRRAIAGTELGSLVEIDFYDQAEKEWKSVKEINLINRYDELKSDYLGTLFLMYLCELSLHLFPEGEEHPFIYQLLSGCFEYCSEHGFTYEILPFFKLRALVNLGHFPRDFYCVSCGEDIFSKSKAFFSWENREFHCSDCHSIPKDHMSILRLFDMILRLKFGNLILQKPNQDQVREADFVLNQYLRSITGKEMKSYFEFYKTLGN from the coding sequence ATGGCACTTAAAAAAGAAAAAGGTATCGTAATCGAGAGCAGAGACATCGGAGATAGCGATCGTTTGATCAGTCTTGCCGGTGAAAATCTAATCAGGATGAAGTTTTTATCGAAAGGAATCCGTAAGTCCAAAAGAAGGGCGATAGCGGGAACGGAACTAGGCTCCCTTGTTGAAATCGATTTTTACGATCAGGCGGAAAAGGAATGGAAGTCCGTAAAGGAAATCAATCTGATCAATCGATATGATGAATTGAAATCGGATTATTTAGGTACACTTTTTCTTATGTATTTATGCGAGTTGTCTTTGCATTTATTTCCAGAGGGAGAGGAACATCCGTTTATCTATCAGTTGTTATCAGGATGTTTTGAATACTGTTCCGAACATGGATTTACTTATGAAATTTTACCTTTTTTCAAGTTAAGAGCACTCGTCAATCTGGGACATTTTCCCAGGGACTTCTATTGTGTTTCTTGCGGAGAGGATATCTTCTCCAAATCCAAAGCGTTCTTTTCCTGGGAAAATCGGGAATTTCATTGCAGCGATTGCCATAGTATTCCCAAAGATCATATGAGCATATTACGGTTGTTTGATATGATTCTCCGATTAAAGTTCGGAAATTTGATTTTGCAAAAACCAAACCAGGACCAAGTCCGAGAGGCGGATTTTGTTTTGAATCAATATTTGCGTTCTATTACCGGTAAAGAAATGAAATCTTACTTTGAATTTTACAAAACCCTGGGAAACTGA
- the ybeY gene encoding rRNA maturation RNase YbeY: MPPFLSIRWNENVEGSFLDENLVKKNLELILPRIKPKFLKSIELDILIVSDSEMTNINRERRNIDRTTDVLSFPLFQEFPPLPHQMIGEIVISLDTCRRQAIEIGHNDVDEFYRLLVHGVLHLFGYDHETSPDDEIVMKKKEDECLAMIFGEDDGT; encoded by the coding sequence ATTCCTCCCTTTCTTTCTATCCGTTGGAATGAGAATGTAGAGGGGTCGTTTCTGGATGAAAATCTTGTTAAAAAAAATCTGGAACTTATCCTTCCCCGGATCAAACCCAAGTTCTTAAAATCCATAGAGTTGGACATTTTGATCGTTTCCGATTCTGAAATGACAAACATCAATCGGGAAAGAAGAAATATCGATCGTACTACCGATGTACTATCCTTTCCTTTGTTTCAGGAATTTCCTCCTCTCCCCCATCAAATGATAGGAGAAATCGTTATTTCTCTGGACACTTGCAGAAGGCAGGCAATTGAAATAGGTCATAATGACGTGGATGAGTTTTACAGACTGCTTGTTCACGGAGTATTGCATCTGTTCGGTTATGATCATGAGACTTCTCCCGACGACGAGATCGTGATGAAAAAGAAAGAAGACGAATGTTTGGCGATGATTTTCGGCGAAGACGATGGCACTTAA
- a CDS encoding HD family phosphohydrolase, translating into MNQLFENTMAKLTDILTKVRPVSFVRNIQIILVFVTLIFVTYNLAIPFFGQQKINIEQDGPFSEGKIAPETIQSVKEFFYDDPEKTSQEKGKASGNIPISFDKDFNVLTNGIDVNLSEDMDLLKQIVSEGRGTPAVVKEKIPRWRNRTNEEIQAILDYGRKDKVKSFIQQYINLIFSRYCIVKEELDFQKDLDKSGAKVRNLGTQEPAAVIDGNLVIPRSQIYKEGPILSTLQKLAEDKLKNVSPDLLKAISRIGLYYVYSYPACTYNSEETEAARQKAADSIAIQKSRIQVNEIIVRAGEVVTPTVRLKLEMMNRYATRANLASITSIFISQCVLIAIIGFYLIRYRPNRLNDLSSNLIIFITLWIVVVAIYFVSKTFYINDVDWEGSYYFALFVPIGMICLLLGFVYDEQLGIALGFFLSFTVFFASRYNPTSFMLAFTVAVVSAVYGRKLKKRIDFLKAGFIISFVQILISTAGYLFDGREFWVTSSSGSFYFDLTHSNIFRLVMLCFINGFASTTTVQFLLPIYEYIFNIPTRFKLIELADTGHPLLQELLTKAPSTYTHTFMVAAMSERAAQNLNLDWLLVRVGVYFHDIGKIPNAGFFIENQHLIPKPEHIDKNNPALAAKTVIDHVLDGIEMAKKARLPREIIDFIPEHHGTSTMAFFYHKALQTLSLQARKKIRKSDFQYPGPKPRSKETGIVMIADSLEAASRSLDEVSPESLDELIRKIINSKLAENQLDESGLTLGDLEVIKSSFKEVLLSSLHQRPKYPKPEDTKALEETTKAKKVSK; encoded by the coding sequence ATGAATCAGTTGTTTGAAAATACAATGGCGAAATTGACTGATATTCTAACTAAAGTTAGACCTGTGTCCTTTGTGCGAAACATTCAGATCATCCTTGTTTTTGTCACACTGATATTCGTTACATACAACCTAGCCATTCCTTTTTTCGGGCAACAAAAGATCAACATTGAACAGGACGGACCTTTTTCTGAAGGGAAAATCGCTCCCGAAACGATTCAATCCGTAAAAGAATTTTTCTATGATGATCCTGAAAAAACAAGTCAGGAAAAGGGAAAGGCTTCCGGAAATATTCCGATTTCTTTCGATAAGGATTTCAATGTTCTAACCAACGGAATCGATGTAAATCTTTCGGAAGATATGGATTTGTTAAAACAAATCGTCTCCGAAGGAAGAGGGACACCTGCCGTAGTAAAAGAAAAAATTCCTAGATGGCGAAATCGAACCAACGAAGAGATACAAGCTATTTTGGATTACGGAAGAAAGGACAAGGTAAAGTCCTTTATCCAACAATACATCAATTTGATTTTTTCCAGATATTGTATCGTAAAGGAAGAATTGGATTTTCAAAAGGATCTGGATAAATCCGGTGCAAAGGTTCGTAATCTGGGAACTCAGGAGCCCGCAGCTGTGATCGACGGGAATTTAGTGATTCCCAGATCTCAAATTTACAAAGAAGGTCCGATCCTTTCCACGTTGCAAAAGTTAGCTGAGGATAAATTGAAGAATGTATCTCCCGATTTGTTAAAAGCAATTTCCAGAATCGGGCTTTATTATGTTTATTCCTATCCTGCTTGTACTTACAACTCGGAGGAAACGGAAGCGGCAAGACAAAAGGCGGCCGATTCGATCGCAATACAGAAAAGCCGCATTCAGGTAAATGAAATCATAGTTCGTGCGGGGGAAGTGGTGACTCCTACGGTTCGTTTGAAATTGGAGATGATGAACCGTTATGCGACACGAGCCAATCTTGCCTCCATCACATCCATTTTTATTTCTCAATGTGTTTTGATTGCGATCATCGGTTTTTATCTGATTCGTTATCGTCCGAACCGATTGAACGATTTATCCAGTAATCTTATTATCTTTATCACACTTTGGATTGTTGTGGTGGCGATCTATTTTGTATCCAAAACATTTTATATCAATGACGTGGATTGGGAAGGTTCTTATTATTTCGCACTCTTTGTTCCTATCGGGATGATTTGTCTGCTTCTCGGATTCGTCTATGACGAACAATTGGGGATCGCACTCGGATTTTTCCTATCCTTCACCGTATTTTTTGCCTCCAGATACAATCCCACTTCGTTTATGTTGGCGTTTACCGTTGCAGTAGTGAGTGCGGTTTACGGCAGAAAGTTAAAGAAACGAATCGATTTTTTAAAAGCAGGATTTATAATCAGCTTTGTTCAGATTCTGATTTCAACTGCGGGTTATCTGTTTGACGGAAGAGAGTTTTGGGTGACCAGCAGCAGCGGAAGTTTTTATTTTGATCTGACTCATTCCAATATCTTTCGTTTGGTGATGCTTTGTTTCATCAACGGATTTGCAAGTACGACTACGGTTCAGTTTTTACTTCCCATCTACGAATATATCTTCAATATTCCAACCCGTTTCAAATTGATCGAGCTTGCGGATACGGGTCATCCTCTTTTGCAGGAACTACTTACCAAAGCTCCTTCGACTTATACTCATACCTTTATGGTTGCCGCCATGTCCGAACGGGCAGCGCAGAATTTGAATTTGGATTGGCTTCTCGTTCGGGTGGGTGTTTATTTTCATGATATAGGTAAAATTCCGAATGCGGGATTTTTTATCGAAAACCAGCATTTGATTCCCAAACCGGAACACATTGATAAGAACAATCCCGCGCTCGCCGCGAAAACCGTCATTGATCACGTGTTAGATGGGATTGAGATGGCGAAAAAGGCAAGATTGCCCCGAGAGATCATTGATTTTATACCGGAACATCACGGAACTTCTACGATGGCTTTTTTCTATCATAAGGCTTTGCAGACTCTTTCTTTACAGGCAAGAAAGAAGATCCGCAAATCCGATTTCCAATATCCCGGCCCGAAACCCAGATCGAAAGAAACGGGAATCGTGATGATTGCGGATTCTTTGGAAGCGGCATCCCGGTCTTTGGATGAAGTATCTCCTGAAAGCTTGGACGAGCTGATTCGAAAGATCATCAATTCCAAGTTAGCTGAGAATCAACTGGATGAAAGCGGTTTGACACTTGGTGATTTGGAAGTTATCAAATCCAGTTTCAAGGAAGTTCTTCTGTCTAGCCTTCATCAAAGACCGAAGTATCCTAAACCGGAAGATACGAAAGCTTTGGAAGAGACGACCAAAGCTAAAAAAGTTTCGAAGTAA
- a CDS encoding PhoH family protein: MDTSFTFGEESLYQVICGIGDSQLPLWESRLKVKLIPRGKSLIIQGDSDFVQLAVETFQRVEENFKKRPDKNDFSLFDIDYLMGQAKDANKGWPTPGSPEFVKNESDGDWTPKDKVFVTFKGKPIFPRTKNQEFFVESLKKNYITIAMGPAGTGKTFLSIATACRMMQTGEVDRLVLTRPAVEAGENLGFLPGDLTQKVNPYLRPIYDALHECIGFEKTTEYIQVNKIEIAPIAFMRGRTLSNSFIILDEAQNCTLPQLKMFLTRFGKNSKMAISGDATQIDLAHGRSGLEKTVYTLRGLNGVEAITFGREDITRHHIVEAIVRRFEENEGLFTKRS, encoded by the coding sequence ATGGACACAAGTTTCACATTCGGGGAAGAATCTCTTTACCAGGTCATCTGCGGTATCGGCGACTCGCAGCTTCCCCTTTGGGAATCCAGACTCAAAGTCAAACTCATTCCTCGCGGTAAGTCCTTGATCATTCAGGGAGATTCCGACTTTGTTCAGTTAGCTGTTGAGACATTCCAGAGAGTGGAAGAAAATTTCAAAAAACGTCCTGATAAAAATGATTTTTCCCTGTTTGATATAGATTATCTTATGGGGCAGGCAAAGGATGCTAACAAAGGTTGGCCGACCCCCGGCAGTCCCGAATTTGTAAAAAATGAATCTGACGGAGATTGGACTCCTAAAGATAAAGTGTTTGTTACCTTTAAGGGCAAACCGATTTTTCCCAGAACCAAAAACCAGGAATTCTTCGTAGAAAGTTTAAAGAAAAATTATATAACAATTGCTATGGGACCGGCAGGAACAGGCAAAACATTCCTATCTATCGCCACCGCCTGCAGAATGATGCAAACCGGGGAAGTGGATAGACTCGTACTTACACGTCCCGCGGTGGAAGCGGGAGAAAACCTGGGTTTTCTTCCGGGGGATTTGACACAAAAAGTGAATCCGTATCTTCGTCCCATCTATGATGCGTTACACGAATGTATTGGTTTTGAAAAAACCACGGAATACATCCAAGTGAATAAAATCGAAATCGCTCCGATCGCTTTTATGAGAGGACGCACACTTTCCAATTCCTTTATCATTCTGGATGAAGCGCAAAATTGCACCTTACCTCAATTAAAGATGTTTCTTACCCGTTTCGGTAAAAATTCGAAAATGGCGATTTCCGGTGATGCGACTCAAATTGACTTGGCGCACGGCAGATCGGGACTTGAAAAAACAGTCTATACTTTAAGGGGTTTAAACGGGGTGGAAGCGATCACTTTCGGAAGGGAAGACATTACCCGCCATCATATAGTGGAAGCGATCGTTCGTAGATTTGAAGAAAATGAGGGGCTTTTTACCAAAAGATCATGA